CTTGGTGGTGGGATACTTTATGGCCCCGAGTTATTTGTGAAGCAGCAGTTGCAGCAGGGAACTTTGCAGGTATTGTTACCGGAATGGCGCGGTGAGAAGCGGCGGATCTCGCTGTTATACCATCAGCGTGGGCAACAACCGTTGAAAGTGAGGCTCTTCATCGAATTTATGCAGGCACGTGCCGCTAAGTTGTTTGCCATGAATGATGCTGAGTCGTAAAAGATAAAACCCGCGATTGCGGGTTTTATCTGCAAAACAACATCACAATTTGATGCCGGCCTTGGCGAGATCTTTTTCTATCACGCTTTTGGGCAGCGCCACATAACCATCTTTTTCAACAACTTGCTGCCCCTGTTTGGACAAAATGTAGCGAATGAATTCACGCTGCATTGGGGGCAATTCCTGATTTGGATGCTTATTCACGTAAACATACAAATAACGTGATAGCGGATAGGTGCCTGTGGCAGCATTCTCAGCGGTAGCAGCAATATAGTCATCACCTTTTTTAGAGATTGCGACGGCTTTCACCCCCGCCGTCTTATAACCGATCCCAGAATAACCAACCGCATTTAATGACTGCGATACCGATTGCACCACGGACGCACTTCCTGGCTGCTCATTTACACTGGGTTTGAAATCCCCTTTACATAAGGCGTGTTCTTTAAAGAAACCGTAAGTCCCTGATACCGAGTTACGACCATAAAGTTGAATATCTTTAGTGGCCCAGTTGCCTTGTAAGCCAACATCCCCCCACCGGGTCAAATCGCCGGAGCCACATTTGTGGGTTGACGAAAAGATGCCGTCGACCTGTTCCAGACTTAAGCCCTTGATGGGATTGTCCTTATGGACAAACACAGCCAAAGCATCAATCGCTACACGGATCCGAGTTGGTTTATAGCCATAATGTTTTTCAAAAGCTTCTTCTTCATTGGGCTTCATTGAACGGCTCATGGGGCCAAACTGAGAAGTTCCTTCGGTTAACGCTGGTGGTGCGGTGGACGAGCCGGCGGCTTGAATTTGCACGTTCACATTAGGATACATCTGCTTAAACTCTTCCGCCCACAAGGTCATCATATTCGCCAGGGTATCCGAGCCTACGGACGAGAAATTTCCGGATACACCGCTGGTTTTCTCATAATCCGCTAAGGACGGATCTACTGCCGCGATGGCGGCCGCAGAGAACAAACCGGCGGTCAGGGTCATCGCGCCTACAAGCTGTTTCAGTTTCATGTTTCGCTCCAGTGCAGTAGCAACACAATTATTGGGTGTCAGTATTGATTGACTCGGTGAACAGTCTATGACTTTTTGATGACAGTTACATGACAACCAGCATCATCACTGAAATATAAATAATTTAATAGATTCAATAAGAAAGAAATTAAACTAGGTTGCTAACTCTAATAATTTTGGTTTATTTTGGTGAGAGTGCCAGCAAATGCTGCGGAATAACAAAACTGAAGGTACTGCCCTTGCCGGGTTCACTCATCACCAGCAACTCACTGTGGTGATGGCTCAACGCATGCTTCACAATGGCTAATCCTAAACCTGAACCGCCAGTCTGACGCGAACGGGCGCTATCAACGCGGTAAAACCGTTCAGTCAAACGTGCGATATGCTGCGGTGGAATACCGATCCCAGAATCTTTCACACTGAACATGGCGCCGGTAGCCACCTTCTTCCAACTGATGACAATTGTGCCGCCAGGCTCTGTGTAGCGAATGGCATTAGAGATCAGGTTTGAACAAGCACTGCGCAATTGCAACTCATTGCCGTGCACATCTAGTTGGCCGTCAAATTCAAACGTCAGCTGATAGCGACCACGGGACAAAGCTTCAGCCTCAGTCCGCAATACCGCCAACATCTTATTCATATCAACCACATTTTCCAGATTGATTTCAGCGGCGTCTTCAATTCGCGACAACATTAGCAGTTGCTCTACCATCGACTGCATACGGCCAGTTTGCTGTTGCATCAACTGCAATGCTTTGAGATTAGGGTCTTTCGCATCCGCCATGCTTTCCATCATTTCCAGATAACCCTGCAACACCGTGAGTGGCGTTTTCAATTCATGAGAAACGTTAGCCACAAAATCCTTACGCATGCCTTCCAGTTGCCTGACGCGGGTGATATCTCTGGCAATTAATAACAGTTGTCGATCGCCATACGCCATCAACCGAAGTTCCAATAAGCGTTTTTCAGAAACAGGAGAAGGAAGTTCAAGAGGTTCTTGGAAATGGCCTTTCTTGAGGTAAGAAGAAAAATCCGGATGGCGGATCAGATTATCAACCCGTTGCCCATTATCCTGCGGCCACACCAACCCTAACATCAGTTGGGCAAGCTTGTTACACCAGAGAATATTGAGACTCGAATCCA
This portion of the Shewanella yunxiaonensis genome encodes:
- the phoR gene encoding phosphate regulon sensor histidine kinase PhoR, coding for MFDAYSGYRLFSRLVLYLLSCLLLGLVFGHVLEVLCLGAFLMLAWHYRQLMRLNYWLWKDRRLTPPQGSGSWEGVFNGIYRLQGKNRKRISQLAGLLGRFRQGAEALPDAAVVLDSSLNILWCNKLAQLMLGLVWPQDNGQRVDNLIRHPDFSSYLKKGHFQEPLELPSPVSEKRLLELRLMAYGDRQLLLIARDITRVRQLEGMRKDFVANVSHELKTPLTVLQGYLEMMESMADAKDPNLKALQLMQQQTGRMQSMVEQLLMLSRIEDAAEINLENVVDMNKMLAVLRTEAEALSRGRYQLTFEFDGQLDVHGNELQLRSACSNLISNAIRYTEPGGTIVISWKKVATGAMFSVKDSGIGIPPQHIARLTERFYRVDSARSRQTGGSGLGLAIVKHALSHHHSELLVMSEPGKGSTFSFVIPQHLLALSPK
- a CDS encoding PstS family phosphate ABC transporter substrate-binding protein, producing MKLKQLVGAMTLTAGLFSAAAIAAVDPSLADYEKTSGVSGNFSSVGSDTLANMMTLWAEEFKQMYPNVNVQIQAAGSSTAPPALTEGTSQFGPMSRSMKPNEEEAFEKHYGYKPTRIRVAIDALAVFVHKDNPIKGLSLEQVDGIFSSTHKCGSGDLTRWGDVGLQGNWATKDIQLYGRNSVSGTYGFFKEHALCKGDFKPSVNEQPGSASVVQSVSQSLNAVGYSGIGYKTAGVKAVAISKKGDDYIAATAENAATGTYPLSRYLYVYVNKHPNQELPPMQREFIRYILSKQGQQVVEKDGYVALPKSVIEKDLAKAGIKL